The following are encoded together in the Jaculus jaculus isolate mJacJac1 chromosome Y unlocalized genomic scaffold, mJacJac1.mat.Y.cur SUPER_Y_unloc_1, whole genome shotgun sequence genome:
- the LOC123457142 gene encoding heat shock transcription factor, X-linked member 3-like, with product MNIQSMKKNNKSFGKPVVGEEPARAAPSEASCDPNGDTRGGSQTQSDQGMSQDPRLGENLETEEQDHHEASEEGTSSLLGLSFPRKLWAVVENEAFKSVGWSEEGDTVKIEGELFEAEVLHRSGADKIFEMDSLKRFICELNLHGFRKICTKNSPVHPGKKKMMIYQNANFQRDNPRLLENIWRRGCQRSPAQEEPCCKRRKLDFPQRSPHLQKKKQEKTISLKETPNKQAPQGQGTFLPVGVTGCPLALCPPEEHSVPCGECSPEDGNMVSPAGDRMEGSGQVSIRPSWYPDWGSVISFYNKCSSMLKAVLAAISLSELSDGEREQGSTSVSSAEEEQEGFRQNK from the exons ATGAACATTCAGAGcatgaaaaagaacaacaaatccTTCGGGAAACCAGTGGTTGGTGAAGAGCCAGCTAGAGCAGCCCCATCTGAGGCTTCATGTGATCCAAACGGGGACACCAGAGGAGGTTCACAAACTCAGAGTGACCAAGGCATGAGTCAAGATCCAAGGCTTGGAGAGAACCTCGAAACAGAGGAACAAGACCACCATGAAGCCAGCGAGGAAGGCACCAGCAGTCTCTTGGGGCTTTCATTTCCCAGAAAACTCTGGGCAGTAGTGGAGAACGAGGCGTTCAagtctgtgggctggagtgaaGAAGGAGACACCGTGAAGATTGAGGGAGAACTTTTTGAAGCAGAGGTCCTTCACCGCAGTGGTGcagataaaatttttgaaatggacAGCTTAAAGCGTTTCATCTGTGAACTTAATCTTCATGGGTTCAGGAAGATATGCACAAAGAATTCACCAGTGCAccctggaaagaagaaaatgatg atCTATCAAAATGCAAACTTTCAGAGGGATAACCCAAGGCTGCTCGAGAACATCTGGAGGAGAGGATGTCAACGCAGCCCTGCTCAGGAAGAGCCATGCTGCAAGAGAAGGAAGCTCGATTTCCCCCAACGTTCTCCACACCTtcagaagaagaagcaggaaaagACCATTTCCCTGAAGGAAACCCCCAACAAACAGGCACCCCAAGGCCAGGGCACCTTCCTTCCAGTTGGTGTCACTGGATGCCCCCTAGCACTATGCCCTCCTGAGGAGCACAGCGTCCCATGTGGAGAATGCTCCCCTGAGGATGGCAACATGGTGTCTCCGGCTGGTGACAGAATGGAAGGGTCTGGGCAGGTGAGCATCAGACCCTCATGGTACCCTGATTGGGGTTCAGTGATATCTTTCTACAACAAGtgttcctccatgctgaaggctGTCTTGGCAGCCATTTCCTTAAGTGAGCTGTCTGATGGGGAGAGGGAGCAGGGCTCCACCAGTGTGTCCTCtgctgaggaagagcaggagggctTCCGTCAAAATAAGTGA